AATAGGTCGTTAGCCATTGAACGATAACGCCCCAATGAACGTCCCCCACGTCGGGCACGTGTTGTTAAACGTTGGCCAGGCAGGAGATACAGAGGAGCAAAATTCACGAGCATCGGTTCAGGACGATCCTTTTGCTCTGCAGCCAATTTTTCAGCGATCGCTTCGGCAGTGGTTTGGATAGGCGATGAGATTTTTGAAACCACTTCAGGCGCTTCAACCTTGATCGTTCTGCTGGCTACAGGAGAAACGACAGCTTGTTTGGTCGGCTTGATTGCGCCAAGAGGCCAAAGAAAGACCAGGCTCAACAGAAGAGCAATGGCTGCGGTCAATGTTCCAGTAAGTCCAAAGGCCAGCCCCTGAAAATTCCACAGCAGCCCTGATGCCGCCATGCCGAAGGTCCCGAGGGTTGCCAACATCAGGCCAAGGAATGAGGCCTGTGGTGCTTTGACCTTGATCGGCTGTAAGTCCTCAGTGGCTGAAATGGGTTCCAGTTGCGGTTCAGGTCGGAGCAGCACAAAGCTGATCCCGAGCAGCACCAACGCCGTCACCGTGCTGCCAAGCCCCAATGTGCGACCTTGAAAATTCCAGAGCAGACCTCCACCGGCAAGACCTGTGACACCGAGTGTTGCCAGAGCAAGACCGCTGAAGAAAGGGAGACGCTTCTGCATGATTCAGTTGCCCCTATTTTGCATGGCTGCGTAGGCGACGGCTCCGCCTGTAATCACGGTCAAAACGCCAGCACTAAGCAGGAAGCTCACCAATATGGCGAATCCAAGAAATGAACCCAAAACTGACATCTTGATTCGCAGCAGTTTTGATTTCATTAACAACACCAGCAGCAAAATCACAGTGGCCTTGAGGCTTGCAATTTTTGCAGCGCTGATGGGACAAAATGGATTAATCAACACCATCGGGTGGTCTTGGTCTGACAAATGCGTTGGTTAATTCTGGCGAATATAAGGGCGCACTGTGACACCTCCTGCCGCTTGAGCTTCCCCGCGCAATCAGCACCAAAAGGCCGTGACCTATGCACATTCCTGATGAAACTGCAGCCTGCCGTTGTCTGTGGGAGACGTTGACGGACAAAAAAAACGGGCCCTGAGGCCCGTTGATGAATCAAGCCCGCCGGATCAGCGGCGGCGGTTGCGGGAGCGCTGCTTCAGCTTGCGCTTGTACTTCTCAACGGGAGTCTCGTGGTGACGGATCCGACGCAGATCAGAAAAGATGCCGGCTTTGGCGACGGAGCGCTTGAAACGACGCAACGCAGATTCAATGCCTTCGTTCTCGCCGACTGTGACCTGACTCATCCGTTCCCCGAAAGAGAGCAATAAACAACGAGCTTACCAGCCACCCTCGCGTGTCGAGTCAGATGCCAAACACACTTGGGGAGACCCGGCTGCTCCATGGTCTGTACAGAGGTCTGTTCGGATGCTTCGGCGCCGTGCCGACCCAGGTTCTGCACCTGTCTTGCGTGACGGTTGTTGAAGAGATGGTGGCGCTTGCAAGCTTCTGCTTTGGGATAGGTCAACCACGTTCGGCAGGTCTCCGTCTTGTCCCTCACGCACTGCCCCCTGTGCATTGGCCTGGCTGTTCTTTCGGCCGTTCGATTTCTTGCCCACTGCGTTATGGCGGTTCAACTCGAACGCAGCACAGCAGGACAGACCACCCATCCCGCCGTGCTGTTGGGGACCATGTTTGAACTCTGAAAGAACCCCTCAGGGGTCTTTCGGGTTGATCAGCCGGACATAAGCCATGTCAGCTTTTTGCAGCGCTTCCTCTTCATGGGGTGCTTCACCGCTGTACAGCAGATGAATGATGCGACCGCGATCCATGCCTCGGTCAGCCACTTCCTGCCACAGCCTTGATGTGAGCTCGGCATCTCGCCATTCGATTTGAGCATCGATTAAGGCCCGCGTCATGGCGAAGTAGCTCTGACGGTCGTTGCGAAGCCGTTCTTCTGAAATGCTCTGTTGAAACGGTGGTTTCAGCAGATTGCGGATCGTTTCCGAAGCAGCTCTCAGTACCTTTGGCATCGCCGTTTTACGACTTCACTCAGTCTGATTCGGCTGTCATGGCTGACAACAGAGTGAAATGCCTATGGCTGCAGGGAATTGAGTATTTGAACCTACGGCGATTGAACGGTAGTCCTGATGACTTTTTGTAAAGTGAACCCGGTTAAATTCAATTCAGCTTCCAAGGTCTTGTGGAAATACTCGTGATGGCAGCCATTTTTGTCCCCTTTTCTGCACTTGTCATGAATGCATTTTCGGGTGATTCAGAAGATGACTTCGATTTTCTCTGAATGGAAGCGAAACTGCTAGCAATGTTGGCGTTCGGCGCCGCAGTTATGACTCTTTGGGCTTGGTTGATGGCAAACTTGCCGCAGATGGAGTCTGACCGGAACAAGCAAGGCAGCCGCCGTTGATGCGATAAGGCGCTATGTGTCCATGGATGCAGGTTGTGCCACGAAAAAAAAGTTTCTGTCCCACTTCTCGTGCGTGAGCGTCGGTAAGCGGCAACTTCAGCCATCGTTCGGGAACCTGCCCCACAAGTTTGGATCTTGCTTCTACAGCTTTTAAGCGTCGATCTTTTTCCTCACGATCGTTTTTGCGGTAAACCCCT
The Synechococcus sp. PROS-U-1 DNA segment above includes these coding regions:
- the rpsU gene encoding 30S ribosomal protein S21, which produces MSQVTVGENEGIESALRRFKRSVAKAGIFSDLRRIRHHETPVEKYKRKLKQRSRNRRR
- a CDS encoding early protein (E6); translation: MPSSPRNRIGEVYGKLTVERASERRTKAGNVYWWCRCSCGAEREVPSDKLSLNTARRKPTVNACERCSRELQIEGVYRKNDREEKDRRLKAVEARSKLVGQVPERWLKLPLTDAHAREVGQKLFFRGTTCIHGHIAPYRINGGCLACSGQTPSAASLPSTKPKES